In the Hordeum vulgare subsp. vulgare chromosome 7H, MorexV3_pseudomolecules_assembly, whole genome shotgun sequence genome, one interval contains:
- the LOC123413351 gene encoding protein RETICULATA-RELATED 1, chloroplastic-like — protein MASAASLAVSHHGLPYAPARPQPRPPARFVRLPRLPLRAAAVSSSSSSPPSRCDRDRDRAAAGLERCLAATPAPASAPPEMKGGRQRGSFGAATLQKAKLDLSQRRLKGVQPELATGGGGGDNGKRIGYGGGNSGDDDGDDDDYFEDSDDGDEESGFFRRRIIIQELFKREFVDAVLQEWYKTMSNLPAGLRQAHEMGLVSSAQMVQYLSVFGRPTKARYFSRAFPDFFSRGLVGRMLADPSFLHKMTFELLATAGTSVWWEMKNRKERFQEEWDLVFLNVVTATVCNLAVFCSLAPCRSYMIQKLPNNIFEKSYPMRQFGLLGRTQSLFSKAAELCLGGLIVGSIQGGLSNVLSAGRETRLSMTVPSISNNALSYGAYYGLYANLRYQFLCGLDRSMANHFDVLGVTIFFGTAMRLMNIQIGELSRRAWLGEGADLLNSDNLLRTYNGPAAELAIDQQAEWFMSKNAIVSGLELLGIKYGAPKDASPKLRRKRIVRKK, from the exons ATGGcctccgccgcctccctcgccgtctcCCACCACGGCCTCCCCTACGCGCCCGCCCGCCCGCAgccccgcccgcccgcccgcttCGTCCGCCTCCCCCGCCTCCCGCTCCGTGCCGCCGccgtctcctcgtcctcctcctcgccccctTCGCGGTGCGACCGCGACCGCGACCGCGCCGCGGCCGGACTCGAGCGGTGCCTGGCCGCGACCCCGGCGCCGGCCTCCGCCCCGCCGGAGATGAAGGGCGGGAGGCAGCGCGGCTCGTTCGGGGCCGCCACGCTCCAGAAGGCCAAGCTCGACCTCTCACAGAGGAGGCTCAAAGGCGTCCAGCCCGAG CTGGcaactggtggtggtggtggagacaATGGGAAACGAATTGGCTATGGTGGTGGTAATAgtggagatgatgatggtgatgatgatgattactTTGAAGACTCTGACGATGGAGATGAAGAAAGTGGGTTTTTCAGAAGACGTATTATTATACAAGAG CTTTTTAAGAGGGAGTTTGTTGATGCCGTTCTTCAAGAGTGGTACAAAACAATGAGTAATTTGCCGGCTGGTTTGCGTCAAGCTCACGAGATG GGTTTGGTCAGCTCCGCTCAGATGGTCCAATATTTGTCTGTGTTTGGAAGGCCCACAAAGGCTAGATATTTCTCTCGAGCCTTTCCAGACTTTTTCTCGAGAGGCCTTGTTGGAAG AATGCTTGCAGATCCATCTTTCCTGCATAAGATGACCTTTGAGTTGCTAGCTACCGCTGGTACATCTGTTTGGTGGGAGATGAAAAATCGTAAGGAGAG GTTCCAAGAAGAATGGGATTTGGTGTTTCTCAATGTAGTTACAGCCACAGTTTGCAATTTAGCTGTTTTCTGTTCACTTGCGCCATGCCGTTCATATATGATCCAGAAACTTCCTAATAATATATTTGAAAAGAGCTATCCTATGAGACAATTTGGTCTTCTAGGAAGAACCCAGTCCCTCTTTAGCAAGGCTGCTGAGCTTTGCCTAGGTGGGCTAATTGTTGGCTCCATTCAAGGTGGCCTATCCAATGTCCTTTCTGCTGGAAGAGAAACAAG GTTGTCGATGACAGTTCCTTCTATCAGCAACAATGCTCTTAGTTATGGAGCTTATTATGGGCTTTATGCAAATCTGCGGTATCAATTTTTATGTGGTCTTGATAGATCAATGGCAAACCATTTTGATGTCCTTGGTGTTACTATCTTTTTCGGCACAGCGATGAG ATTGATGAATATTCAAATTGGGGAGCTATCGAGACGTGCCTGGCTTGGTGAAGGAGCAGATCTGCTTAACTCGGATAATCTGTTGAGAACATACAATGGACCAGCAGCAGAGCTTGCCATCGATCAACAGGCAGAGTGGTTTATGTCCAAGAATGCAATTGTATCTGGCTTAGAACTTCTAGGCATCAAGTATGGTGCACCTAAAGATGCCTCTCCAAAGCTTCGGCGAAAAAGAATTGTCCGAAAGAAGTAG